A region from the Sulfurivermis fontis genome encodes:
- a CDS encoding response regulator yields MLNGKEHVLVVDDDAALRNLLTRYLTENGFDVTAVADGTTMGAAMAERQPDLLILDLMLPGEDGFTLARRLRSSSDIPIVILSARGEDVDRIVGLEIGADDYLPKPFNPRELLARIRAVLRRQRAVPAAAGEAAIGFGPYRLELERHRLLRDGSEVTLTTGEFALLRVFAEHPNRVLERDALLERLKGYERNPFDRSIDVRVNRLRRKIEADPASPQYIRTVWGEGYMFCPQA; encoded by the coding sequence ATGCTAAATGGCAAAGAACATGTGCTGGTGGTGGACGATGATGCGGCATTGCGCAATCTGCTGACCCGCTATCTCACCGAGAACGGCTTCGACGTCACCGCCGTGGCCGACGGCACAACGATGGGCGCTGCGATGGCAGAACGGCAACCAGATCTGCTGATCCTGGACTTGATGCTGCCCGGTGAGGACGGTTTCACCCTGGCCCGGCGTCTGCGCAGCAGCAGTGATATCCCCATCGTCATCCTGTCGGCGCGCGGCGAGGATGTCGACCGCATCGTCGGTCTGGAGATCGGCGCCGACGATTATCTGCCCAAGCCGTTCAACCCTCGCGAGCTGCTGGCGCGCATCCGCGCCGTGCTGCGACGTCAGCGCGCGGTGCCTGCGGCAGCGGGCGAGGCGGCCATCGGCTTCGGTCCCTATCGGCTCGAGCTGGAGCGCCATCGTCTGTTGCGCGACGGCAGCGAGGTGACGCTGACCACCGGTGAATTCGCCCTGCTGCGGGTGTTCGCCGAACACCCGAACCGCGTACTGGAGCGGGACGCGCTGCTGGAGCGTCTGAAGGGCTATGAGCGCAATCCTTTCGATCGCAGCATCGATGTGCGCGTGAACCGTCTGCGGCGCAAGATCGAAGCAGACCCGGCGAGCCCGCAGTACATCCGCACCGTGTGGGGCGAGGGCTACATGTTCTGCCCGCAGGCCTAG
- a CDS encoding ATP-binding protein encodes MSIPALRTLFGRLLLTIAVVSIVFQLFTAWVIGQFMLLPVGKRSADDLAALMVQTAHNWQQRPDQERPRYAGEVWHLHLLYVGKAEQSLPYSTSLLPYVYFLEDELQTLTGQPVSLRMSREGEDEWFWADLAVGNEAVRLGFSRSRIGVHPPIALFLVLSVGGLVILGTAVLLARRLSRPLENLAAAAHHLGSGHWPAPVPEQGPQEMAALAHSFNQMGQQVRELLANRTTLLAGISHDLRTPLARIQLALAMLPAQIEPELVQGMQRDLEEMNRLIGQFLEISRGLGEAKLEWVDVREAVRELSDNARRGGAVVTWRDTGPCRIQLHKLALCRIVANLLENAVRYGAGNPVEVEYGWDEHGLTLTIMDRGPGIPAEAREAVFRPFYRLEQSRSAQTGGSGLGLAIARQLAEANQWTIELLPRLGGGTVAQVRIPFVSNM; translated from the coding sequence ATGTCCATCCCGGCGCTGCGTACGCTGTTTGGCCGCCTGCTGCTCACCATTGCTGTGGTGTCGATCGTCTTTCAGTTGTTCACCGCCTGGGTCATCGGCCAGTTCATGCTGTTGCCGGTCGGCAAGCGTTCTGCCGACGATCTGGCCGCATTGATGGTGCAGACGGCGCACAACTGGCAACAGCGTCCGGATCAGGAGCGGCCACGTTATGCCGGAGAGGTATGGCATCTGCACCTGCTGTATGTGGGCAAGGCGGAACAGTCGTTGCCGTACTCCACCAGCCTGCTGCCCTACGTGTATTTCCTGGAAGACGAATTGCAGACCCTGACCGGTCAGCCTGTTTCGCTGCGCATGAGTCGCGAGGGCGAGGACGAATGGTTCTGGGCCGATCTGGCCGTCGGTAACGAGGCCGTGCGCCTCGGCTTCAGCCGCAGCCGCATCGGCGTTCATCCGCCCATCGCGTTGTTTCTCGTGTTGAGCGTGGGCGGCTTGGTGATCCTCGGCACCGCCGTGCTGCTGGCGCGGCGCCTCAGTCGGCCGCTGGAAAACCTGGCAGCCGCAGCACACCATCTGGGCAGCGGCCACTGGCCGGCACCGGTGCCGGAGCAGGGGCCGCAGGAAATGGCGGCACTGGCCCACAGCTTCAACCAGATGGGCCAGCAGGTGCGCGAGCTGCTGGCCAATCGCACCACCTTGCTCGCCGGAATTTCTCACGACCTGCGCACGCCGCTGGCGCGCATCCAGCTTGCGCTGGCGATGCTGCCGGCGCAGATCGAGCCGGAACTGGTGCAGGGCATGCAGCGCGATCTGGAAGAAATGAATCGTCTTATTGGCCAGTTCCTCGAGATCAGCCGCGGCCTGGGCGAGGCGAAGCTGGAGTGGGTGGACGTGCGCGAGGCGGTACGCGAGCTGAGCGACAACGCCCGCCGTGGTGGCGCCGTGGTCACCTGGCGCGATACCGGTCCCTGTCGCATCCAGCTGCACAAGCTGGCCCTGTGTCGCATCGTCGCCAATCTGCTGGAGAACGCCGTGCGCTATGGCGCCGGCAATCCTGTGGAGGTGGAATACGGCTGGGATGAGCACGGCCTGACCCTGACCATCATGGACCGTGGTCCCGGCATCCCCGCGGAGGCACGCGAGGCGGTGTTCCGTCCGTTCTATCGGCTGGAACAATCACGCAGCGCCCAGACCGGTGGCAGCGGATTGGGACTTGCCATTGCGAGGCAGTTGGCCGAGGCCAATCAGTGGACCATCGAGTTGTTGCCACGCCTTGGGGGAGGGACGGTGGCGCAGGTGCGGATACCGTTTGTGAGTAATATGTAG
- a CDS encoding DUF4760 domain-containing protein has product MSSYESASIYLQIAIGVVAICTLAVYYHQLRVMSRQLSAMQESSKAQSSLSLVEFLQAPDVRHARHIVRSVLSKKPIGEWSEEERNSASVVTANYDVAGALIKGGLAPVELVAANWGPSIIYCYEVLAPYIEEHRNRPDAHPRYWSNFQWLAERAEECC; this is encoded by the coding sequence ATGTCGAGTTATGAGAGTGCTTCAATCTACCTACAGATCGCAATCGGGGTCGTGGCTATCTGCACCTTGGCTGTCTATTACCATCAGTTGCGTGTGATGTCGCGGCAGTTGAGTGCAATGCAGGAGTCATCGAAGGCACAAAGCAGCCTCTCGCTTGTTGAGTTCCTGCAGGCGCCGGATGTCCGTCATGCGCGCCACATCGTCCGAAGCGTGCTCTCGAAGAAGCCAATTGGCGAGTGGTCTGAGGAGGAGCGGAACAGCGCATCGGTCGTTACCGCAAACTACGACGTAGCCGGCGCCTTGATTAAGGGTGGGTTAGCACCCGTCGAGTTGGTGGCAGCCAATTGGGGGCCAAGCATCATCTACTGCTACGAGGTGCTCGCGCCGTACATCGAAGAGCATCGGAACCGTCCCGACGCACACCCGCGATATTGGAGCAACTTTCAGTGGCTGGCTGAAAGGGCCGAGGAATGCTGCTAG